In Mus caroli chromosome 9, CAROLI_EIJ_v1.1, whole genome shotgun sequence, a single window of DNA contains:
- the LOC110302305 gene encoding olfactory receptor 7E24-like, producing the protein MINSDVENLTDILEFHLMALSEDPELQLLLFGLFLSVYLVTVLGNLLIILVIIFDSNLHNPMYFFLSNLSLIDILFISTTIPKMIVGIKMHSRVISYAGCLTQMSLFLFFVCMDDMILTVMAYDRFVAICHPLHYTVLMNPQVCVILTLLSFSVSVFDSQLHNLIALQVTCFRDVEIANFFCHPSQLLNLACTNTLSSNIVIYFIGVILGIFPVLGIILSYCKIVFSILKIPSSSGKYKAFSTCGSHLLVVCLFYGTGIGVYLGSAVSHSPRKNAVASLMYTAVSPMLNPFIYTLRNRDISNALKRFHSRFS; encoded by the coding sequence ATGATTAATTCTGATGTGGAGAACTTAACAGATATCTTGGAATTCCATCTCATGGCACTCTCAGAGGATCCAGAACTGCAGCTTCTCCTCTTTGGATTATTCCTGTCAGTGTACCTAGTCACAGTGCTTGGGAATCTGCTCATCATCCTGGTCATCATCTTTGACTCAAACCTCCATAaccccatgtactttttcctgtCCAACTTATCTTTGATTGATATCTTATTCATCTCTACTACCATCCCAAAGATGATTGTGGGCATCAAAATGCACAGCAGAGTCATTTCCTATGCAGGCTGCTTGACACAAAtgtctcttttcctattttttgtatgtatggATGACATGATTCTAACTGTGATGGCTTATGACAGATTTGTGGCCATCTGTCATCCCCTTCATTACACAGTCCTTATGAACCCTCAGGTCTGTGTTATCTTAACTTTGTTGTCTTTTTCAGTCAGTGTTTTTGATTCACAGCTGCACAATTTGATTGCCTTACAAGTTACTTGCTTCCGGGATGTGGAAATTGCAAATTTCTTCTGTCACCCTTCCCAACTCCTTAATCTTGCTTGTACTAACACACTCAGCAGTAACATAGTAATATACTTTATTGGTGTCATACTTGGCATTTTTCCTGTCCTAGGAATCATTTTATCATACTGTAAAATTGTTTTCTCCAttctgaaaatcccctcctcAAGTGGGAAATATAAAGCGTTCTCCACCTGTGGTTCACATCTGTTAGTAGTTTGCTTATTTTATGGAACTGGGATTGGTGTATACCTTGGGTCAGCTGTGTCACATTCTCCACGAAAGAATGCAGTGGCTTCACTGATGTACACTGCAGTGAGCCCTATGCTTAATCCTTTCATCTACACCCTGAGGAATAGAGATATCAGTAATGCCCTGAAGAGATTCCACAGTAGGTTTTCCTAA